In Silene latifolia isolate original U9 population chromosome X, ASM4854445v1, whole genome shotgun sequence, the following proteins share a genomic window:
- the LOC141618391 gene encoding uncharacterized protein LOC141618391 has protein sequence MPHFVSHVFYLTSRIAIWLFIIDGFRNWKHAMGKEGAFIFHVGITPNSPHQNAEKQLEDFLNQQGHLPNIYAKETPKQITKNRLRLTSSIEALRWLAMQGLAMRGRDEKECSSNQGNFLELLKHRVSFNKDVENLVLNNAPGYASYTSPGIQKEILQIFGEKIKRAIKEEIGGNPFCIIVDEAGDVSGKQQMAIILRFVDNLGLVKERFFQYYSC, from the coding sequence ATGCCGCATTTTGTTTCCCATGTTTTTTATTTAACAAGCCGGATAGCAATATGGCTTTTTATTATCGATGGGTTCAGAAACTGGAAGCATGCCATGGGAAAAGAAGGTGCTTTTATTTTTCATGTAGGAATCACACCAAATTCACCTCATCAAAATGCTGAGAAACAGTTGGAAGATTTTCTCAATCAACAAGGACATCTACCAAATATTTATGCCAAAGAAACACCCAAACAGATTACCAAAAATAGATTGCGTCTTACATCTTCAATTGAAGCATTGCGGTGGTTAGCTATGCAAGGATTGGCAATGAGGGGTCGCGATGAAAAGGAATGTTCAAGTAATCAGGGCAATTTTCTTGAACTTCTTAAGCATCGGGTGTCTTTTAATAAGGATGTGGAGAACCTTGTGCTAAATAATGCTCCCGGGTATGCATCTTATACATCACCTGGCATACAAAAAGAAATCTTACAGATTTTTGGAGAGAAAATAAAGCGGGCAATCAAAGAGGAAATTGGTGGAAATCCTTTTTGTATTATTGTTGACGAAGCAGGTGATGTGTCTGGGAAACAACAAATGGCCATCATTTTGAGATTTGTGGATAACCTAGGATTGGTGAAAGAACGTTTTTTTCAGTATTATTCATGTTGA
- the LOC141618392 gene encoding uncharacterized protein LOC141618392, which produces MTSFEFVFILHLMKKILEVSDLLSRALQRKSQDIINSLQLVETTKTLLQKLRDEGWDNLLSEVISFCERRNIELPDINSIYKERGGRARHQHDQFTIEEHYQRNLFYAAIDKQLHELNYRFNEKSAKLLTLSCALEPRSSGQRFNIGDICDLVKKFYPEDFTEV; this is translated from the coding sequence ATGACCTCTTTTGAATTTGTCTTCATTTTGCATCTCATGAAGAAAATTTTGGAGGTGTCTGATTTGCTTTCCCGAGCTTTGCAACGAAAATCGCAAGATATCATAAATTCATTGCAACTTGTGGAGACTACAAAGACACTTTTGCAAAAGTTACGGGATGAGGGGTGGGATAACCTTTTATCAGAGGTAATCTCATTTTGTGAAAGACGTAATATAGAACTTCCTGATATTAATTCTATTTATAAAGAAAGAGGAGGTCGTGCTCGTCACCAACATGATCAATTTACAATTGAAGAACACTATCAAAGAAACTTGTTTTACGCTGCAATTGATAAGCAACTACATGAGCTCAACTACAGATTTAATGAGAAGTCAGCTAAGTTGTTAACTCTCAGTTGTGCTTTGGAGCCTAGATCAAGTGGACAACGTTTCAATATTGGTGATATTTGTGATCTTGTCAAGAAATTTTATCCCGAAGACTTCACAGAAGTTTAA